One genomic region from Anopheles bellator chromosome 2, idAnoBellAS_SP24_06.2, whole genome shotgun sequence encodes:
- the LOC131207901 gene encoding integrator complex subunit 6-like, whose product MTIILFLVDTSASMCQKALVGGVKKSYLDIAKGAVETFLKIRQRSQDCVGDRYMLLTFEDPPNNVKAGWQENHATFMNELKNLQSNGLTSMGEALKNAFDLLNLNRALSGIDTYGQGRCPFYLEPSIIIVLTDGGKYAFRNGVQHELILPLNAQTPGTKLTKEPFRWDQRLFSLVLRMPGNRVDERLQGKVPHDESMIEKMCEVTGGRSYKIKSHYVLNQCLESLVQKIQPGVVIHFEQVIAKSGVRAIDIQPTKCMIYVPKQNPSQKTFPVRYWPIPEPYWPDPKLTSLPPRDAHPRVKVIWPSCDEPQVLRNFPIDRYEVETCPLTAHIISMKETNKVWPLVIATGVQGEMPFGYLKASNTHPSLVHLYVMPYNYQMIVSLVNDLVDKFNFNPPTEWVYKFSNYVKTIPQYYCPFLRRALVTALNVPHQLLQYILPESFDSYLSPSVANYLKHMKNTAQQAQKHLCLRVLKQLKEPKQPFRQIETVTIKASVQRKRDILSHPMLKDTFTKMHMEIDNYDNFSIMIPSTVRTATTSNCRNPYDITRRELFDGLARMRQCFFRLLTGNITLFTKDSGHCMPISNMGHYQDYLKNKPTSLRQLEPTDVCQHLFGNPCKKNKRIVMVDEADLNDVGSLKSVPSDQGDEKNTASRMKDRKRKAGPIHKDYVYKRLVPSNRCSALEVKSELTTTDCGSGSGTTSDSERLVVLHADTGEVPATSVSFRENSHYIAALKEMFAVEMNAYSRESQHDVTTKQGPADRVVAQLSVPAISIQTVVVDSPLINSCPHFVQRDSSSRINEEEGIKCAQVDQTSCLKTSPVSDDSPFQVAPIEEPPDEKEPTECRTVDPVEVHSVRVEQHAQYESHQTLDQFKQQQQEEIPSQEQPIILPAPELLPQLKLEHGHSLSITRPQLPSNKSSISMSSAEDVADMSDVLNKSNIIKTCRNEDNATEEKRQTN is encoded by the exons ATGACcatcatcctttttttggttgatACTTCCGCGTCCATGTGCCAAAAAGCACTGGTCGGCGGAGTGAAGAAATCATACCTGGATATAGCGAAGGGAGCGGTGGAAACGTTCTTGAAAATTCGCCAACGGTCCCAGGACTGCGTAGGTGATCGTTATATGCTGCTAACATTCGAAGATCCGCCCAACAACGTAAAAGCAGGATGGCAGGAGAACCACGCGACGTTTATGAACGAGCTGAAAAATCTGCAAAGCAACGGTCTTACTTCGATGGGTGAGGCGTTGAAAAATGCGTTCGATTTACTCAATCTGAATCGCGCTCTTTCCGGCATCGATACCTACGGGCAGGGCAGGTGCCCGTTCTACCTGGAACCGTCGATCATTATCGTGCTTACTGATGGCGGAAAGTATGCGTTCCGAAACGGTGTGCAGCATGAACTTATCCTGCCGCTGAACGCACAAACGCCCGGTACGAAGCTTACCAAGGAACCTTTCCGATGGGATCAGAGACTGTTCTCGCTTGTACTGCGGATGCCGGGCAATCGTGTGGACGAGCGACTGCAAGGCAAAGTGCCACACGACGAATCAATGATAGAAAAAATGTGCGAAGTAACTGGCGGCAGATCGTACAAAATTAAATCGCACTACGTGCTGAATCAATGCCTTGAAAGCCTGGTCCAAAAGATTCAACCGGGTGTTGTGATTCATTTTGAACAAGTCATTGCAAAGAGCGGGGTCCGTGCGATCGATATTCAGCCTACTAAATGCATGATTTACGTGCCAAAACAAAATCCTTCGCAGAAGACGTTTCCCGTGCGATATTGGCCGATACCGGAACCATATTGGCCCGATCCCAAGTTAACCAGCCTGCCGCCTCGAGATGCACACCCGAGGGTTAAGGTGATTTGGCCGAGCTGCGATGAGCCGCAGGTGTTGCGTAATTTTCCGATCGACAGATACGAAGTTGAAACATGTCCACTCACGGCACACATTATATCGatgaaggaaacaaacaaagtatGGCCACTGGTTATAGCGACGGGGGTGCAGGGCGAAATGCCTTTTGGTTACTTGAAGGCCAGCAACACGCATCCCTCCCTGGTGCATCTCTACGTGATGCCGTATAACTATCAAATGATAGTGTCTTTGGTCAACGATCTGGTTGACAAGTTCAACTTCAACCCACCGACCGAGTGGGTGTATAAATTCTCCAACTATGTGAAAACAATTCCACAGTACTACTGTCCTTTCTTAAGGCGAGCTCTTGTCACTGCGCTTAACGTTCCGCACCAGTTGCTTCAATACATACTACCCGAAAGCTTTGACAGTTATCTGAGTCCATCGGTTGCAAATTATTTGAAGCACATGAAAAATACTGCCCAACAGGCTCAGAAGCACCTTTGCCTGCGGGTTTTGAAGCAGCTTAAAGAACCGAAACAACCGTTTCGTCAGATTGAAACAGTAACGATAAAAGCGAGCGTGCAGCGGAAGCGTGACATTCTTTCGCACCCGATGCTCAAGGACACCTTCACCAAAATGCATATGGAAATCGATAATTATGATAATTTCTCGATTATGATACCCAGTACCGTACGTACCGCGACTACTAGTAACTGCCGTAATCCTTATGACATAACCCGACGAGAGTTGTTCGATGGGCTGGCTCGAATGAGACAGTGTTTCTTCCGCTTGTTAACGGGAAATATTACCCTGTTCACAAAAGATTCTGGCCACTGCATGCCGATCTCTAACATGGGTCACTACCAAGACTACCTCAAGAATAAACCAACGTCGCTGCGGCAGCTAGAACCAACCGATGTTTGCCAGCACTTGTTCGGAAATCCTtgtaagaaaaataaaaggatAGTAATGGTGGACGAGGCGGATCTTAACGATGTGGGGTCGCTGAAATCAGTGCCCTCCGATCAGGGCGATGAAAAGAACACTGCGTCCCGAATGAAagaccgaaagcgaaaggctGGTCCTATCCATAAAGACTATGTGTATAAGAGATTGGTGCCGTCTAATAGATGTTCTGCGCTTGAGGTTAAGTCAGAACTAACTACGACTGATTGCGGTAGCGGTAGTGGAACTACGTCCGACTCGGAACGTTTAGTAGTTTTGCATGCTGACACGGGTGAAGTACCCGCAACGAGCGTTTCTTTCCGAGAAAACTCCCACTACATTGCAGCGCTCAAAGAAATGTTTGCAGTTGAAATGAATGCTTACTCTCGAGAGAGTCAGCATGATGTTACAACGAAGCAAGGTCCGGCTGATAGAGTAGTTGCTCAATTAAGCGTTCCTGCTATCAGTATCCAGACAGTTGTCGTTGATAGTCCTTTGATCAATTCATGTCCACATTTTGTTCAAAGAGATTCTTCTTCGCGGATAAATGAAGAGGAGGGCATCAAATGTGCCCAAGTTGATCAAACTTCATGCCTGAAAACATCTCCAGTGTCCGATGATTCCCCTTTCCAAGTAGCCCCTATCGAAGAGCCGCCCGATGAGAAAGAACCTACCGAGTGTCGAACGGTAGATCCGGTGGAAGTGCACTCAGTGAGAGTCGAACAGCATGCACAGTATGAATCACACCAAACCTTGGATCAGttcaagcagcagcaacaagaagaAATACCATCTCAAGAGCAACCTATTATTTTGCCGGCTCCTGAACTACTCCCGCAACTTAAGCTAGAACATGGCCATTCGTTATCGATAACACGGCCACAGCTACCGTCCAATAAAAGCTCAATTTCGATGTCATCTGCTGAAGACGTTGCCGATATGAGCGATGTGCTCAATAAATCTAACATTATCAAAACCTGCCGCAATGAGGACAATGCTaccgaagaaaaaaggcaG ACCAACTGA
- the LOC131209710 gene encoding uncharacterized protein LOC131209710 has protein sequence MVVRHLKSFMEKQVNDGTYFVDILYEIEKAKERSNEPIIVVDWTMLFQMIRTDNVTMLCGMQLALAEQRVDKLFRQLTEAGAKLIFFCCGLWEKTNYQVWTAKQNEYYMAMIDIFEEVDNGLPLKEIALKHQYSGCLLKNSCLKLNSIVKKHGTIVSSITKYVPQELAAYAVQHDAFAIISENTDFLIFHGDWRLWSPAIDLKDLTTIEYNRDALLRGIRLQRNNMPLWATLCGNNFFRYEEVKPFHKTLGKDQSEFYKVADFVQKLPREKNVSIKTIQNILAIIYKGRSIPENAVEWFKESLNFYRIDVKPAAPVNEESASSLMEGMVLKRKFHYVTESILNGEPQGITVYFIDTRSKQEIGCHFEIITTLAARIAGVVLFHRRAAPKDVIVVTKRSYLEPFDYHSIPVIYPAGIGPPQLSELLSEDGWMMTELLERKLQLLRWVCCSEHVTDQAVLAVPKELTVTVLALVILIEFRALHVFEADLLLWIAHELTTGMFDPSCEPQPVCIDPRAFRVVFLYQSIYWNVLRAVKVLDLPVEYRLTPPYDGHRFHNCYAAWRDGRPKGKVEQISHCRLYERGQG, from the exons ATGGTCGTTCGGCACTTAAAATCATTTATGGAGAAGCAGGTTAATGATGGAACGTATTTTGTGGACATTTTATATGAAATAGA AAAAGCTAAAGAGCGTTCGAATGAGCCTATAATTGTGGTGGACTGGACGATGCTGTTTCAAATGATTCGCACGGATAATGTCACCATGTTGTGTGGAATGCAGCTAGCTTTGGCCGAGCAAAGAGTCGACAAATTATTTCGCCAGCTGACCGAAGCTGGAGCAAAGCTGATATTCTTTTGCTGTGGCCTCTGGGAAAAGACGAACTACCAAGTGTGGACcgcaaagcaaaacgaatACTACATGGCGATGATAGATATTTTCGAGGAGGTAGACAACGGCCTACCATTAAAAGAAATAGCTTTGAAACATCAATACAGTGGGTGTCTTCTTAAAAATAGTTGCCTAAAGCTGAACTCCATTGTCAAGAAACATGGTACAATCGTCTCATCGATTACAAAATATGTGCCCCAGGAGTTGGCAGCTTACGCAGTGCAGCATGACGCGTTTGCGATCATTTCTGAAAACACCGATTTCCTCATCTTTCACGGAGACTGGCGACTCTGGTCACCTGCAATTGATTTGAAGGACCTGACAACAATAGAATACAATAGGGATGCTTTGTTGCGAGGGATCAGATTGCAAAGGAACAACATGCCGTTGTGGGCAACACTTTGCGGAAATAACTTCTTCAGGTACGAAGAGGTCAAACCGTTTCACAAAACTCTTGGTAAGGACCAAAGCGAGTTCTACAAGGTGGCGGACTTTGTGCAGAAACTTCCGAGGGAGAAAAATGTCAGCATCAAGACCATACAAAATATTTTGGCAATCATTTATAAAGGACGTTCCATTCCTGAAAATGCTGTCGAATGGTTCAAAGAAAGTTTGAATTTCTACAGGATT gACGTGAAACCAGCGGCCCCGGTCAATGAAGAAAGTGCATCTTCTCTGATGGAAGGAATGGTTTTAAAACGAAAATTTCACTATGTCACAGAAAGTATTCTGAATGGCGAGCCGCAAGGTATAACCGTGTACTTTATTGACACACGATCTAAGCAAGAGATCGGCTGCCACTTTGAAATCATCACAACTCTAGCGGCGCGCATTGCTGGCGTTGTTCTATTCCACCGACGTGCTGCTCCGAAGGACGTGATAGTAGTAACCAAACGGAGCTATCTGGAACCATTCGATTACCACTCCATTCCAGTGATATATCCTGCGGGTATAGGGCCGCCCCAGCTTTCCGAGCTTCTATCGGAGGATGGCTGGATGATGACCGAGCTTCTGGAGCGTAAGCTTCAGTTACTAAGATGGGTTTGTTGTTCCGAGCACGTAACAGATCAAGCGGTTCTGGCAGTTCCAAAAGAACTAACCGTCACAGTGCTTGCACTAGTGATCCTAATAGAATTTCGTGCATTACATGTTTTCGAAGCCGATCTGCTTCTGTGGATCGCTCACGAACTGACGACCGGTATGTTCGATCCGTCCTGCGAACCGCAGCCTGTTTGTATCGATCCGCGTGCTTTTCGTGTGGTGTTTCTGTATCAGTCAATTTACTGGAATGTTCTTCGTGCTGTCAAAGTGCTGGATCTACCCGTTGAATATCGCCTGACGCCACCTTACGATGGCCATCGCTTCCATAACTGCTACGCCGCCTGGCGAGATGGGCGACCGAAAGGAAAGGTAGAACAGATTTCTCACTGCCGTCTGTACGAGCGTGGCCAAGGCTAA
- the LOC131207900 gene encoding cell cycle checkpoint protein RAD17 produces MQSKRNEKPADLMQQFEPSKETDLAIHVKKVEEIKHWLAQQRNTASENDAKQMLLVTGPSGSGKSICVKTIAKQLQFDVMEWVTPVDVELFYDDQFDFDGREHRKSRPSQKQQFVDFLHKSSRYCSLFSSPGTDSGRLLLVKDFPNSLLRTPSAFHDTLEQYRERSTTPIVFIATDASSKTLDVALNLFPPPVVESFQIHTIKFNAVSVSLMRKAVKRISCLIKDDTDLAKRFRVPPKDIEKNIIASSQGDLRNCCLNYLFSCLKSDSNPKFNPMVPNNGPDTKRNKSALGLGENLTLMHGLGRILHPKYVKSDATPRFLHAPEDIGDCFVTQPTAIISLLHSNYVSRCSDVHCLAAASDALTLADVIMNEYRTDQLAVSGLNLAVRGIMVNNEQTAHSWFQIKKKITIQQHCNTPTYTEEFVKSGLIIRPVTPKLFAAEYKGFVSLIRNETNKINS; encoded by the exons ATGCAAAGCAAGCGCAACGAAAAACCGGCCGATTTAATGCAGCAGTTCGAACCTTCAAAAGAGACGGACCTAGCGATTCATGTGaaaaaagtcgaagaaatcAAACACTGGCTGGCACAGCAGCGGAACACGGCCTCAGAGAACGATGCGAAGCAAATGTTGCTAGTGACGGGTccatccggaagcggaaagagCATTTGTGTGAAAACGATCGCGAAACAGCTACAGTTCGACGTAATGGAATGGGTGACGCCCGTAGATGTTGAGCTGTTTTACGACGACCAATTCGACTTCGATGGCCGGGAACATAGAAAAAGTCGACCCTCTCAGAAGCAACAGTTTGTCGATTTTCTTCACAAAAGTTCGCGTTACTGTTCATTGTTTAGCTCCCCCGGAACGGACAGCGGCCGGCTTTTGCTGGTGAAAGACTTTCCCAACTCGCTGCTGCGCACTCCTTCAGCCTTTCACGACACACTGGAACAGTACCGAGAGCGCAGCACTACTCCGATCGTTTTCATCGCCACCGATGCCTCGAGCAAAACGTTAGACGTTGCATTGAATCTGTTCCCGCCGCCCGTCGTTGAGAGCTTCCAAATTCACACTATCAAATTTAACGCCGTTTCGGTGTCGTTGATGAGAAAAGCGGTAAAGCGCATCTCCTGTTTGATTAAGGATGACACGGATCTAGCGAAACGTTTCCGTGTACCACCGAAGGACattgaaaaaaacattattgcTTCCTCGCAGGGAGACTTGCGAAACTGTTGCCTCAACTACCTGTTTAGCTGCTTGAAATCGGACAGTAATCCCAAATTCAATCCAATGGTACCCAACAATGGACCGGATACGAAGCGTAATAAAAGTGCGCTGGGTCTAGGAGAAAATTTGACGCTCATGCACGGCCTCGGGCGAATCCTGCACCCAAAGT ATGTTAAAAGTGATGCCACCCCTCGGTTTCTGCATGCCCCCGAGGATATTGGAGATTGTTTCGTAACGCAACCGACGGCCATTATATCCTTGCTTCACTCCAACTATGTTTCACGTTGTTCCGATGTTCACTGtttggcagcagcatcggacgCGCTAACTCTGGCCGATGTCATTATGAACGAGTACCGC ACCGATCAACTTGCGGTTAGCGGCCTAAACCTTGCTGTTCGCGGTATCATGGTTAACAATGAGCAAACGGCTCACAGTTGGTTTCAgatcaaaaagaaaataaccATTCAGCAGCATTGCAA CACTCCAACGTACACAGAAGAATTCGTTAAATCCGGACTTATTATTCGCCCCGTCACACCGAAGCTGTTTGCTGCCGAGTATAAAGGATTTGTGTCGCTcatacgaaacgaaacgaataaaatcaACTCTTAA